From a single Aricia agestis chromosome 17, ilAriAges1.1, whole genome shotgun sequence genomic region:
- the LOC121735364 gene encoding major centromere autoantigen B-like isoform X2: MKKRYINAPGKRVNMCLTLREKVDIINAIDNGATRKKVMSEYRVPASTLSCIIRHRDQLLKRMEERATNPSSKRIRAVESPELEEKMKEFVSECRRNGDALTGNLILSKAREFAGELGLTTFRASNGWLYNFKKRQGFPSRRSKPMIDSPKTDSTKAKHSEERDTEDNEQAKPTSESHQEEYNPINDEDLIAVDVTSHERDALKLEALDTDDDQQDNNDIAIDFVNAKDFDDAVDFNDSTEQNDTRVSTTEAGKAGGCPRGIEDEFSCFGRYIAQALRAMPPRMSVLARSELQAALARVQMKCFDMKTDR; this comes from the exons atgaaaaaaagatatattaa CGCACCCGGGAAACGAGTCAACATGTGTTTAACGTTACGGGAGAAGGTGGACATAATAAACGCCATCGACAACGGCGCCACGCGGAAGAAGGTCATGTCGGAGTACCGGGTGCCTGCGAGCACCCTGAGCTGCATCATCCGTCATCGGGACCAGCTGCTGAAGAGGATGGAggagagggcgactaacccgtCCTCCAAGAGGATCCGAGCGGTGGAGAGTCCCGAACTTGAGGAGAAGATGAAGGAGTTCGTGAGCGAGTGTCGCAGAAATGGAGACGCTCTTACCG GTAACCTGATATTATCGAAGGCTCGGGAGTTCGCGGGAGAGCTGGGCCTGACCACCTTCCGCGCCAGCAACGGCTGGCTCTACAACTTCAAGAAGAGACAGGGCTTTCCCTCCAGGAGGAGTAAACCCATGATCGATTCGCCGAAAACTGATAGTACAAAG GCTAAACACTCAGAAGAGAGAGACACCGAAGACAATGAACAAGCGAAACCTACGAGCGAATCGCATCAAGAGGAATACAATCCTATTAACGACGAAGATTTAATTGCAGTCGACGTAACATCACACGAGAGAGATGCACTCAAATTGGAGGCGCTCGATACAGACGACGACCAACAGGACAACAACGATATCGCTATAGATTTTGTTAATGCTAAAGATTTTGATGATGCTGTAGATTTTAATGATTCTACCGAGCAGAACGATACTCGAGTTAGTACCACAGAGGCTGGAAAAGCAGGTGGATGTCCAAGAGGAATAGAGGACGAGTTCTCGTGCTTCGGGCGGTACATAGCTCAGGCGCTGCGGGCGATGCCGCCGCGTATGTCGGTGCTGGCGCGCTCCGAGCTGCAAGCCGCGCTCGCGAGGGTCCAGATGAAGTGCTTCGACATGAAGACTGATCGTTGA
- the LOC121735364 gene encoding major centromere autoantigen B-like isoform X3, with protein sequence MSAPGKRVNMCLTLREKVDIINAIDNGATRKKVMSEYRVPASTLSCIIRHRDQLLKRMEERATNPSSKRIRAVESPELEEKMKEFVSECRRNGDALTGNLILSKAREFAGELGLTTFRASNGWLYNFKKRQGFPSRRSKPMIDSPKTDSTKAKHSEERDTEDNEQAKPTSESHQEEYNPINDEDLIAVDVTSHERDALKLEALDTDDDQQDNNDIAIDFVNAKDFDDAVDFNDSTEQNDTRVSTTEAGKAGGCPRGIEDEFSCFGRYIAQALRAMPPRMSVLARSELQAALARVQMKCFDMKTDR encoded by the exons ATGAGCGCACCCGGGAAACGAGTCAACATGTGTTTAACGTTACGGGAGAAGGTGGACATAATAAACGCCATCGACAACGGCGCCACGCGGAAGAAGGTCATGTCGGAGTACCGGGTGCCTGCGAGCACCCTGAGCTGCATCATCCGTCATCGGGACCAGCTGCTGAAGAGGATGGAggagagggcgactaacccgtCCTCCAAGAGGATCCGAGCGGTGGAGAGTCCCGAACTTGAGGAGAAGATGAAGGAGTTCGTGAGCGAGTGTCGCAGAAATGGAGACGCTCTTACCG GTAACCTGATATTATCGAAGGCTCGGGAGTTCGCGGGAGAGCTGGGCCTGACCACCTTCCGCGCCAGCAACGGCTGGCTCTACAACTTCAAGAAGAGACAGGGCTTTCCCTCCAGGAGGAGTAAACCCATGATCGATTCGCCGAAAACTGATAGTACAAAG GCTAAACACTCAGAAGAGAGAGACACCGAAGACAATGAACAAGCGAAACCTACGAGCGAATCGCATCAAGAGGAATACAATCCTATTAACGACGAAGATTTAATTGCAGTCGACGTAACATCACACGAGAGAGATGCACTCAAATTGGAGGCGCTCGATACAGACGACGACCAACAGGACAACAACGATATCGCTATAGATTTTGTTAATGCTAAAGATTTTGATGATGCTGTAGATTTTAATGATTCTACCGAGCAGAACGATACTCGAGTTAGTACCACAGAGGCTGGAAAAGCAGGTGGATGTCCAAGAGGAATAGAGGACGAGTTCTCGTGCTTCGGGCGGTACATAGCTCAGGCGCTGCGGGCGATGCCGCCGCGTATGTCGGTGCTGGCGCGCTCCGAGCTGCAAGCCGCGCTCGCGAGGGTCCAGATGAAGTGCTTCGACATGAAGACTGATCGTTGA
- the LOC121735364 gene encoding uncharacterized protein LOC121735364 isoform X1, which translates to MPRQQKMSKEEIREKKKLAASRRLEEIKKDPIRYAELKEKERLKYLRKKRLRQVVPVSEMNHRQRDLARQRSRQSSYRYNIKRKLKRLCENKEEVVIFEVQSPTSSNHSLSESFQNQENTDFDPLTPSSSNLILSKAREFAGELGLTTFRASNGWLYNFKKRQGFPSRRSKPMIDSPKTDSTKAKHSEERDTEDNEQAKPTSESHQEEYNPINDEDLIAVDVTSHERDALKLEALDTDDDQQDNNDIAIDFVNAKDFDDAVDFNDSTEQNDTRVSTTEAGKAGGCPRGIEDEFSCFGRYIAQALRAMPPRMSVLARSELQAALARVQMKCFDMKTDR; encoded by the exons ATGCCACGTCAACAAAAAATGAGTAAAGAAGAGAttagagagaaaaaaaaacttgccgCTAGTCGTAGGttggaagaaataaaaaaagaccCAATTCGATATGCAGAGTTAAAGGAAAAAGAAAGACTGAaatatttgagaaaaaaaaGATTAAGACAAGTCGTTCCTGTAAGCGAGATGAACCATAGGCAGCGAGATCTAGCGAGACAAAGAAGTCGACAAAGTTCATATCGTTACAACATTAAGCGAAAATTAAAGAGATTATGCGAGAATAAAGAAGAAGTTGTTATCTTCGAGGTCCAGTCACCTACCTCGTCAAACCATTCACTTTCTGAGTCTTTTCAAAACCAAGAAAATACTGATTTTGATCCTCTCACTCCGTCTTCTA GTAACCTGATATTATCGAAGGCTCGGGAGTTCGCGGGAGAGCTGGGCCTGACCACCTTCCGCGCCAGCAACGGCTGGCTCTACAACTTCAAGAAGAGACAGGGCTTTCCCTCCAGGAGGAGTAAACCCATGATCGATTCGCCGAAAACTGATAGTACAAAG GCTAAACACTCAGAAGAGAGAGACACCGAAGACAATGAACAAGCGAAACCTACGAGCGAATCGCATCAAGAGGAATACAATCCTATTAACGACGAAGATTTAATTGCAGTCGACGTAACATCACACGAGAGAGATGCACTCAAATTGGAGGCGCTCGATACAGACGACGACCAACAGGACAACAACGATATCGCTATAGATTTTGTTAATGCTAAAGATTTTGATGATGCTGTAGATTTTAATGATTCTACCGAGCAGAACGATACTCGAGTTAGTACCACAGAGGCTGGAAAAGCAGGTGGATGTCCAAGAGGAATAGAGGACGAGTTCTCGTGCTTCGGGCGGTACATAGCTCAGGCGCTGCGGGCGATGCCGCCGCGTATGTCGGTGCTGGCGCGCTCCGAGCTGCAAGCCGCGCTCGCGAGGGTCCAGATGAAGTGCTTCGACATGAAGACTGATCGTTGA